Proteins encoded by one window of Musa acuminata AAA Group cultivar baxijiao chromosome BXJ2-9, Cavendish_Baxijiao_AAA, whole genome shotgun sequence:
- the LOC135623708 gene encoding galactoside 2-alpha-L-fucosyltransferase-like has translation MRDKLLGAAAGRPLLVVAALTIVLLLIFLSGATRNLPLDLLTRSYSAPEEGPQNCSSASPIEPAKDKLLGGLLSPAFDEPSCLSRYQSAQFWKSSNHTPSPFLLQKLRSYEALHKRCGPLTDLYNKSIEQLRSNRSTGPLECNYVVWLQSGGLGNRLMSLISTFLYAILNNRVLLLSVPDDLHDMFCEPFPGTSWALPWDFPIKKLETHDFYRASPQSYGNLLKNKVLSNGMNTTLASLPAYLYLHLMHDADDSDKMFYCEDAQPLFQSFPWLFLRSNQYFAPSLFLMSQYNDELQKLFPEKETVFHHLGRYLVHPTNSVWGYVTRYYEAYLANAKERVGIQVRNFPNAPVKLELMLDQVVNCTLKEKILPDIKVEVPANLTTSGVKPKAVLVTSLQTGYFEKLRNMYYEHSSTTGDAIGVYQPSHEELQRTENQNHNTKALAEMYLLSFSDVLVTTAFSTFGYVAQGLGGLRPWMVLRPDNQNPPCRRALSMEPCFHFASAYDCKAGRNIDKGTVVPHVKHCEDLDFRWGLKLFD, from the exons ATGAGGGATAAACTCCTCGGCGCTGCGGCGGGACGGCCACTTCTGGTGGTGGCTGCCCTAACGATCGTCctgctgctcatcttcctctctggAGCTACTCGGAATCTGCCGCTTGATCTACTCACTCGTAGTTACTCCGCCCCAGAAGAAG GTCCCCAGAACTGCTCATCGGCATCTCCGATTGAGCCAGCCAAGGACAAGCTCCTTGGAGGTCTACTGAGCCctgcattcgatgaaccctcttgCCTGAGCCGCTACCAGTCCGCACAGTTCTGGAAGTCATCGAACCACACGCCATCGCCGTTCCTCTTGCAGAAGCTGCGAAGCTACGAAGCCCTCCACAAAAGATGTGGCCCGCTCACCGATCTCTATAACAAGAGCATCGAGCAGCTCAGATCCAATCGCAGCACAGGGCCTTTGGAGTGCAACTACGTGGTGTGGCTGCAATCCGGTGGATTAGGCAACAGATTGATGAGCCTGATCTCCACGTTCCTCTACGCGATCCTCAACAACAGGGTGTTGTTGCTCAGTGTTCCTGATGACCTCCATGACATGTTCTGCGAGCCATTTCCTGGGACTTCGTGGGCTTTACCTTGGGATTTCCCCATCAAGAAGTTGGAGACCCACGACTTTTATCGCGCATCTCCTCAGAGTTACGGAAACCTGCTGAAGAACAAGGTGCTCAGCAATGGCATGAACACCACGCTTGCTTCGCTGCCGGCTTATCTCTATCTCCACCTGATGCACGATGCCGATGACTCCGATAAGATGTTCTACTGTGAAGATGCTCAGCCGCTGTTTCAGAGCTTCCCATGGCTGTTCCTGCGATCAAACCAGTACTTCGCGCCCTCTTTGTTCCTCATGTCGCAGTACAACGACGAACTACAGAAGCTCTTCCCGGAGAAAGAGACCGTCTTCCACCATTTGGGCAGATACCTTGTCCATCCTACTAACTCGGTCTGGGGCTACGTCACAAGGTACTACGAAGCTTATCTAGCCAATGCGAAGGAAAGGGTGGGCATCCAAGTCAGGAACTTCCCGAACGCGCCGGTTAAGTTGGAGCTCATGCTGGATCAAGTAGTCAATTGCACGCTGAAAGAGAAGATACTGCCGGACATCAAGGTGGAAGTTCCTGCGAACCTGACGACAAGCGGAGTGAAGCCGAAAGCTGTGCTCGTGACCAGTCTGCAGACGGGGTACTTCGAGAAGCTCAGGAACATGTACTACGAGCATTCGTCGACCACCGGAGATGCGATCGGCGTGTACCAGCCAAGCCACGAGGAGCTGCAGCGCACGGAGAACCAGAATCACAACACGAAGGCTCTCGCGGAGATGTATCTGCTGAGCTTCAGCGACGTGCTGGTGACCACTGCGTTCTCCACGTTCGGCTACGTGGCGCAAGGTCTAGGCGGACTGAGGCCGTGGATGGTGCTGAGGCCGGACAACCAGAACCCACCCTGCCGCCGGGCGCTGTCGATGGAGCCCTGCTTCCATTTCGCGTCGGCGTACGACTGCAAGGCAGGGAGGAACATCGACAAAGGGACGGTGGTGCCGCACGTGAAGCACTGCGAAGATTTAGATTTCCGCTGGGGTCTTAAGCTGTTCGATTGA